A stretch of Bos taurus isolate L1 Dominette 01449 registration number 42190680 breed Hereford chromosome 5, ARS-UCD2.0, whole genome shotgun sequence DNA encodes these proteins:
- the CRADD gene encoding death domain-containing protein CRADD, translating to MEARDKQVLRSLRLELGAEVLVEGLVLQYLYQEGVLTESHVQEIKAQATGLRKTMLLLDILPSRGPKAFDAFLDSLQEFPWVREKLEKAREEAIVELPAGRPQKVHSRPAPKLLELCPLDLKL from the coding sequence ATGGAGGCTAGAGACAAGCAAGTGCTTCGCTCCCTTCGCCTGGAGTTGGGTGCAGAGGTACTGGTGGAGGGGCTAGTCCTCCAGTATCTTTATCAGGAAGGGGTCTTGACAGAAAGCCACGTTCAAGAAATTAAAGCTCAAGCCACAGGCCTCCGGAAAACAATGCTACTGCTGGATATCCTACCTTCCAGAGGTCCTAAAGCCTTCGATGCATTCCTAGATTCCCTGCAGGAATTCCCTTGGGTAAGggagaagctggagaaggcaagagaagaagccATAGTTGAACTGCCTGCAGGTAGGCCTCAAAAAGTTCACTCCAGGCCAGCTCCAAAATTGTTGGAACTATGCCCTTTGGATTTGAAGTTGTGA